The following are encoded in a window of Oncorhynchus mykiss isolate Arlee chromosome Y, USDA_OmykA_1.1, whole genome shotgun sequence genomic DNA:
- the LOC110509459 gene encoding keratin-associated protein 21-1-like — protein sequence MNYGMNYGMNYGMKYGMKYGMNYGMKYGMKYGMKYGMKYGMKYGMKYGMKYGMKYGMNYGMKYGMKYGMKYGMKYGMKYGMKYGMKYGMKYGMNYGMKYGMKYGMKYGMKYGMKYGMKYGMNYGMKYGMMYGMKYGMKYGMKYGMKYGMKYGMKYGMKYGMKYGMKYGMNYASVQLCVEQQLGDGYTYGAL from the coding sequence ATGAACTATGGAATGAACTATGGAATGAACTATGGAATGAAGTATGGAATGAAGTATGGCATGAACTATGGAATGAAGTATGGCATGAAGTATGGAATGAAGTATGGCATGAAGTATGGAATGAAGTATGGAATGAAGTATGGAATGAAGTATGGAATGAAGTATGGCATGAACTATGGAATGAAGTATGGCATGAAGTATGGAATGAAGTATGGAATGAAGTATGGAATGAAGTATGGCATGAAGTATGGAATGAAGTATGGAATGAAGTATGGAATGAACTATGGAATGAAGTATGGCATGAAGTATGGAATGAAGTATGGAATGAAGTATGGAATGAAGTATGGAATGAAGTATGGCATGAACTATGGAATGAAGTATGGCATGATGTATGGAATGAAGTATGGAATGAAGTATGGAATGAAGTATGGCATGAAGTATGGAATGAAGTATGGAATGAAGTATGGCATGAAGTATGGAATGAAGTATGGCATGAAGTATGGAATGAACTATGCTTCAGTACAACTCTGCGTTGAACAACAGCTAGGGGATGGGTACACATATGGAGCCCTTTAA